In a genomic window of Nitrospira sp. ND1:
- a CDS encoding TonB-dependent siderophore receptor, with product MMHLSWQVVVTLSVSAVLVHTAGNLAEARSERLTTSNNSPLLLAQATGAAETSDSVDFNIPPQALGSAITAFGDQANYRLLLPSDLAEGRSTSGVSGRHTPEEALALMLAGTGLSYRMTEARTMTLEPVAETPLPLAPLSQEPAPPNPNTQIQAVPKPVKVPEIVVKEVEDRGYAVDESSSATRIPAPIHDTPRSVEVVTRQVLDDQKVIRFSEALRNVSGVSQSSTQGGQGGTFMIRGFASDLNVFKNGFRDDSTFSARAQRDIINIESVEVVKGPPSYLYGRSDPGGVINQVTKAPLRNPYYSAEMIVGSYGLYRPTIDIGGPLNESKTLTYRFNGMYESAESYRDGVKTERIFLAPTFGWEMSSRTTLRFEAEYMYDRAPIDRGLVAIGNGVAPIPVSRFLGDPSRKLETHHGKATITLWHDISNMFRWRTAFRTAVTSSRYSSLESNFLVGAESDGILNLARYEIPTTVQSHYLQNELHGNFTTGSIKHKTIIGIELGRENSSATASGDFGGDTSTPGAFSYINIFNTNDRLFLNPALTKFSDASTQNNILGAYFGDQVDLLDNLHVHFGGRFDLFDQTITNHPDDFTATSSQNNKTDSAFSPSVGVAYQPWKPITLFANYTESFAPQSAGSRSINGNLFNPERGKSYEGGIKYQAFGGRLRSTVALFDTRKKNVLTADPLNGFFFSVATGEQRSKGVEFDIAGQILPGWDIIANYAYIDARVTKDLLFAEGSRAPNSALHQGSLWTTYFFQEGVVQGFGAGIGMYAQGKRNGIFQCQDPANCQAPFEMAGYVRMDAALYYRKQEVFNKTNLLAAINFTNVLDHRYFSGAQNFREIVYTGTPFTAIGSLKFEFH from the coding sequence ATGATGCATCTCTCATGGCAAGTCGTCGTCACACTCTCCGTATCGGCCGTTCTGGTGCATACGGCCGGAAACCTGGCTGAAGCGCGAAGCGAGCGTCTCACCACATCGAACAACAGTCCCCTTCTCCTTGCGCAGGCCACAGGGGCTGCTGAGACATCAGACTCGGTGGACTTCAATATTCCACCACAGGCCTTGGGGTCCGCCATCACCGCGTTCGGCGATCAAGCCAACTATCGTCTCTTGCTGCCATCCGACCTGGCTGAAGGAAGGAGCACCAGCGGTGTCAGCGGTCGTCATACTCCGGAGGAGGCCTTGGCGCTGATGCTCGCCGGAACCGGCCTTAGCTATCGAATGACCGAGGCCCGAACGATGACGTTGGAACCCGTGGCGGAAACGCCCTTGCCTCTCGCTCCGCTGAGCCAAGAGCCAGCGCCGCCCAACCCCAACACCCAAATTCAAGCGGTACCCAAGCCGGTGAAAGTGCCGGAAATCGTTGTGAAGGAAGTCGAAGATCGAGGGTATGCCGTCGACGAATCCTCTTCGGCCACGCGTATTCCCGCTCCGATCCATGACACACCACGCTCCGTGGAGGTCGTGACCCGACAGGTGTTGGACGATCAAAAAGTGATTCGTTTCAGTGAAGCCCTCCGGAACGTCAGCGGCGTCTCGCAGTCCAGCACGCAAGGCGGACAAGGCGGTACCTTCATGATTCGAGGCTTTGCCTCCGATCTGAACGTCTTCAAAAACGGCTTCCGGGACGACAGTACCTTCAGTGCCCGTGCGCAACGCGACATCATCAACATCGAGAGCGTCGAAGTCGTGAAAGGTCCGCCGTCCTACCTGTACGGCCGCTCTGATCCCGGCGGAGTCATCAACCAGGTCACAAAGGCTCCGTTGAGAAATCCCTACTATTCCGCAGAGATGATCGTCGGCAGTTACGGACTGTACCGCCCCACGATCGACATCGGTGGTCCCCTGAACGAGAGCAAGACGCTCACCTACCGGTTCAACGGCATGTATGAATCGGCGGAGAGTTATCGGGATGGCGTGAAGACCGAACGTATCTTCCTCGCCCCGACCTTCGGTTGGGAAATGAGTTCACGGACGACGTTGCGGTTCGAAGCCGAATACATGTACGACCGCGCGCCTATCGATCGAGGGCTCGTCGCCATCGGCAACGGGGTCGCTCCGATACCGGTCTCGCGCTTCTTGGGTGATCCCTCCCGCAAGCTGGAGACCCATCATGGGAAGGCGACCATTACTCTGTGGCATGACATCAGCAATATGTTCCGGTGGCGAACCGCGTTCAGAACCGCCGTCACCAGCAGCCGCTATTCCAGCCTTGAATCCAACTTCCTGGTCGGAGCCGAGAGCGACGGCATCTTGAATCTGGCAAGGTATGAGATTCCGACGACGGTCCAGAGCCACTACTTGCAGAATGAACTCCATGGCAACTTCACGACCGGCTCGATCAAACATAAAACGATCATCGGAATCGAACTCGGCCGAGAAAACTCATCTGCCACGGCCTCGGGGGATTTCGGCGGCGACACGAGCACGCCGGGCGCGTTCAGCTATATCAATATATTCAATACCAACGACCGGTTATTCTTGAATCCGGCCCTCACGAAATTCAGTGACGCCAGCACACAGAACAACATCCTGGGTGCGTACTTCGGCGACCAAGTCGACCTGTTGGATAACCTGCATGTGCACTTCGGCGGACGGTTCGACCTCTTCGATCAAACCATTACGAATCATCCCGACGATTTTACCGCCACCAGCAGCCAAAACAACAAAACCGATTCGGCCTTCAGTCCCTCAGTCGGTGTGGCCTATCAACCCTGGAAGCCGATTACCCTCTTTGCCAACTATACGGAGTCTTTCGCGCCGCAAAGCGCAGGTTCCAGGAGCATCAACGGCAACCTGTTCAATCCGGAACGCGGCAAGTCCTATGAGGGCGGCATCAAATATCAGGCGTTCGGAGGACGGTTACGTTCGACGGTCGCGCTCTTCGATACCAGGAAGAAGAATGTGCTCACGGCCGATCCGCTCAACGGCTTTTTCTTCTCCGTTGCGACGGGAGAACAACGCAGCAAAGGCGTGGAGTTCGACATCGCGGGCCAGATCCTGCCCGGATGGGACATCATTGCAAACTATGCCTACATCGACGCGCGTGTGACCAAGGATCTCCTGTTCGCCGAGGGAAGCCGGGCGCCGAACAGCGCCTTGCACCAGGGAAGTTTGTGGACGACCTATTTTTTCCAGGAAGGTGTCGTGCAGGGTTTCGGCGCCGGTATCGGGATGTACGCACAGGGAAAGCGAAACGGAATTTTCCAGTGTCAGGATCCCGCCAATTGCCAAGCACCATTCGAGATGGCCGGGTATGTCCGCATGGACGCCGCGCTCTACTATCGGAAGCAGGAAGTCTTCAACAAGACCAACCTGTTGGCAGCCATCAATTTCACCAACGTTCTCGACCATCGCTATTTCAGCGGTGCGCAAAACTTCCGTGAGATCGTGTACACAGGCACGCCGTTTACAGCCATCGGATCCCTCAAGTTCGAGTTTCACTGA
- a CDS encoding PepSY domain-containing protein gives MWLNLHLYIGLLGGALFVLTSLTGSLLVFYKTVDEWMNPEQLVRTAGADLPLNQIVAAAQAAHPDWSVPDSLIFPLHEKDSFHAWFKVPSHGADRDDWRVVTIDPSSGRTLSDRQWGSYFVSFVYELHQGLLLGKVGESFVGILALFLLLSIATGLYLWWPASGKMRRALSFQGGGSPVRRQYDLHKLSGLGSALVLSLLAATGFYLEFSDAVISTVRWVSPVQDTSPQAEPHSDLRDGAAAILPDQAVAIARATLPDARVMWLGLPHDARDTFAVGLRQPGEVRQAGGQSEVWIDQYSGAVLRVQAWQHFTGGEMFLAWLFPLHNGEAFGLTGRWLVCVTGFMPLILYVTALRMWWLKRTARLRQRSR, from the coding sequence GTGTGGCTAAACCTGCACCTCTATATCGGCTTGTTGGGCGGCGCGCTCTTCGTGCTGACGAGCCTCACTGGCAGCCTGTTGGTGTTCTACAAGACGGTCGACGAATGGATGAATCCCGAACAACTCGTGCGGACGGCAGGAGCCGATCTCCCGCTGAATCAGATCGTGGCGGCAGCCCAAGCTGCGCATCCGGACTGGTCCGTGCCCGACAGTCTCATCTTTCCACTCCACGAGAAAGACAGCTTCCACGCCTGGTTCAAAGTTCCAAGTCACGGCGCCGACCGCGACGACTGGCGGGTTGTAACGATCGATCCTTCCAGCGGCCGCACGCTGAGCGACCGGCAATGGGGCTCCTACTTCGTCTCATTCGTCTATGAACTCCACCAAGGCCTCCTCCTGGGGAAAGTGGGCGAGAGCTTCGTCGGCATCCTGGCACTGTTCCTCCTCCTCTCCATCGCAACCGGACTCTACCTCTGGTGGCCCGCGTCGGGAAAAATGCGTCGTGCCCTGTCCTTTCAAGGAGGTGGCAGCCCCGTCCGACGACAGTACGACCTCCACAAGCTCAGCGGCCTTGGCTCTGCCCTCGTGCTCAGCCTGTTGGCCGCCACAGGATTCTATCTGGAGTTTTCGGACGCCGTGATCTCGACGGTGCGCTGGGTGTCTCCCGTGCAAGACACTTCGCCCCAGGCCGAACCGCACTCGGACCTACGAGACGGAGCAGCAGCAATTCTCCCCGATCAGGCCGTCGCCATCGCCAGGGCCACCCTTCCTGATGCTCGCGTCATGTGGCTGGGCCTGCCCCACGACGCGCGTGACACCTTCGCAGTCGGACTGCGGCAACCGGGGGAAGTGCGTCAGGCGGGAGGGCAAAGCGAAGTCTGGATCGATCAATACAGCGGCGCGGTCCTGCGAGTGCAGGCTTGGCAGCACTTCACCGGTGGGGAAATGTTTCTCGCCTGGCTCTTCCCGCTTCACAACGGCGAAGCGTTCGGCCTGACCGGACGCTGGCTCGTGTGCGTCACAGGTTTCATGCCGTTGATCCTGTACGTGACGGCGTTACGTATGTGGTGGCTGAAGAGAACCGCACGATTGCGGCAGCGAAGCAGATAA
- a CDS encoding Fur family transcriptional regulator, translating to MFDFQVHLDGAEYQGVVEAPAYVLLNKDWTSEGGRQVNRATAAVRKSALPNTVSGKRVLVTQETLDRVRASLGRSRLRWSPQREQIVMAFLKQDHITIRSLYGVLNRNGRRAPLNTIYRTMRVLCDNGFAQTRRFGEETQYDNISAKGDHDHLICTGCGHIVEFEDPAIEGLRQQVASANGFHLTGRNLELYGLCAGCRSQPASPAMA from the coding sequence ATGTTCGATTTCCAGGTGCATTTGGATGGAGCCGAATATCAGGGTGTGGTCGAAGCCCCCGCATACGTCTTACTCAACAAGGACTGGACGAGCGAAGGGGGGCGACAGGTGAATCGTGCAACTGCTGCAGTCAGGAAATCGGCACTTCCGAATACTGTGTCCGGAAAGCGAGTCCTCGTGACTCAAGAAACGCTCGACCGGGTTCGGGCGAGCCTGGGGCGTTCCCGTTTGAGATGGAGTCCACAGCGGGAACAGATTGTCATGGCCTTTCTCAAACAGGATCACATCACCATCCGCAGCTTGTACGGCGTCCTCAATCGAAACGGGCGCCGGGCCCCGCTGAATACGATTTACCGGACGATGCGGGTGTTGTGTGACAACGGGTTCGCGCAGACGCGACGCTTCGGCGAAGAAACGCAGTATGACAACATTTCAGCGAAAGGAGACCACGATCATCTGATCTGCACAGGCTGCGGTCATATCGTCGAGTTTGAAGACCCGGCCATCGAAGGGTTGCGGCAGCAGGTCGCCTCAGCGAACGGTTTCCATCTCACCGGCCGGAATCTCGAATTGTACGGGCTCTGTGCCGGTTGCCGCTCTCAACCGGCATCACCGGCCATGGCGTGA
- a CDS encoding RNA polymerase sigma factor produces MEARTHLEMSTLIRDHGHDLQQFLTRRLGCTETAKDLVQDTFVRLLQNRSGEILTNPRAFLFRIATNLVIDHHRRRQYRETVTLDDPERPIDQADPAPSIETVVWSKQQVARLKQAIEELPPKCRQVFVLIKFHHLSHAEVAVKLGISQSTVVKHMVKAVDFCRSRLQDLSS; encoded by the coding sequence ATGGAAGCACGTACCCACCTGGAAATGTCGACGCTGATCCGAGATCACGGCCACGACCTGCAGCAATTCCTGACTCGCCGCCTGGGCTGCACGGAAACCGCCAAGGACCTGGTCCAGGATACGTTTGTTCGCCTGCTGCAGAACAGGTCCGGCGAGATCCTCACCAATCCGCGTGCCTTTCTCTTTCGCATCGCCACGAATCTCGTCATCGACCACCATCGTCGGCGACAATACCGCGAGACCGTGACGCTCGACGATCCTGAACGCCCGATCGACCAGGCAGATCCCGCGCCCTCGATTGAAACCGTCGTCTGGTCGAAACAGCAGGTCGCGCGCCTGAAACAGGCGATCGAGGAACTGCCTCCCAAGTGCCGGCAGGTGTTTGTGCTCATCAAGTTTCACCACTTGAGCCATGCCGAGGTGGCCGTCAAGCTGGGCATTTCCCAAAGCACCGTCGTCAAACACATGGTCAAGGCGGTGGACTTTTGCAGAAGCCGACTCCAGGATTTGTCATCCTGA